DNA from Actinomycetota bacterium:
CGTTGGAGAGCTTTGGCCAGTCCTCCTCTTTTAGGTTACCCGTTCTTAGAGCCTGGGCGTCCACCCTTGCCTCCGAGCACATCAGACGTTGAACCAACTGCTGACGGGACATCTCTAAACTGAAGATGGCCACGGGGATTTTCTCCTCTAAGGCCACATTTTGAGCTATTCCCAAGGCTAAGCTGGTCTTTCCCATCGAGGGTCTCGCTGCGACCACGATTAAATCGGAAGGATGAAGACCGGAAGTGAGCTCATCCAATTCCACAAAGCCGGTGGGAACTCCGGTAACGTGGGCTCTTTTCTCATATAATTTCTCGATCTGTTCGAAGCTCTCAGTGAGCAAATCCTTTATATGGATGAACTTCTCGGATATCCTCTTCTGAGAGACCCCAAAGAGCAAACTCTCGGCCTTATCGATTACCGTTTCAACATCTTCAGGAGCTTGGTAACTCAAATCGGCGATCTTGGTAGCCACTTTAATCAAAGATCTTAAAATTCCATTTCGCTCGACGATTTGGGCATAATATTTTGCATTGGCCGCCGTGGGAACGATGCTCACCAATGTATGGAGATAGGGTTTTCCTCCCACCTGTTCCAAAACTCCTCTCGCTTTTAATTCTTCGGCGGTGGTTATGGGATCCGCTGGCTCGCCCCTGGCATAAAGATTTACGATCGCTTCATATACATGTCTATGGGCCTCTCGATAAAAATCTTCAGGTTTTACTATCTCCATGGCCAGCGGAATGGCATCAGCGGAAATGAGAATGGATCCGAGCAGGCTTTGTTCCGCCTCAAGATTATGTGGGGGGATTCTCTCCAGAGAGGTGGTAATATCCACCCTGCTGTCATCCGGCATCCTCATCATGGGACTCTCCTTCTCCCGTCACTTGAAGATTAATTTTTGCTTCAATATTGGGATAAATTTTGAGGGTTATGGGATAGGTGCCAAGGAATTTAATGGGCTCATCCAAGACCACTTTCCTCTTATCCAACGCTATTTCCTTCTGTTTCGAAATGGCCTCGGCAATATCTTTGGCCGTTACCGCCCCATAGAGTCTCCCCTCCCTACCGGCTTTCATCAAGATTTCAATGCTTTGACCCTCTAGTCTCTTAGCAATCTCCTCCCACTCTGCCCTCTCTTGAGCTTCCTTCCGAGCAAGAGCACTTCTCTGAATTTCCAGTTGTTGTATATTCGCCTCGGTAGCCTCAACCGCTAAACCTTGGGGTATCAAAAAATTTCGGGCATAACCTGGAGCTACCTCCACGACATCCCCTTCATTTCCCAAGGTTTCAATATCTTTCCTCAGGATAATCTTTACGCGTTTCATATTCCTCTCGTCGCTTCGCGACAACTAAACCCAAACACACTTTCTAT
Protein-coding regions in this window:
- the dnaB gene encoding replicative DNA helicase, with protein sequence MDITTSLERIPPHNLEAEQSLLGSILISADAIPLAMEIVKPEDFYREAHRHVYEAIVNLYARGEPADPITTAEELKARGVLEQVGGKPYLHTLVSIVPTAANAKYYAQIVERNGILRSLIKVATKIADLSYQAPEDVETVIDKAESLLFGVSQKRISEKFIHIKDLLTESFEQIEKLYEKRAHVTGVPTGFVELDELTSGLHPSDLIVVAARPSMGKTSLALGIAQNVALEEKIPVAIFSLEMSRQQLVQRLMCSEARVDAQALRTGNLKEEDWPKLSNAVGRLAEAPIFIDDTPNITIMEVRAKARRLMAKEKLGLIIVDYLQLMQGDSRSENRQQEISEISRALKILGRELNVPVIAVSQLSRAVEQRQDKRPLLSDLRESGAIEQDSDLVIFIYRDEYYNRDSEDKGTAEILIGKHRNGPTGVVKLAFLEHYAKFASLAR
- the rplI gene encoding 50S ribosomal protein L9, encoding MKRVKIILRKDIETLGNEGDVVEVAPGYARNFLIPQGLAVEATEANIQQLEIQRSALARKEAQERAEWEEIAKRLEGQSIEILMKAGREGRLYGAVTAKDIAEAISKQKEIALDKRKVVLDEPIKFLGTYPITLKIYPNIEAKINLQVTGEGESHDEDAG